In Acidimicrobiales bacterium, a single genomic region encodes these proteins:
- a CDS encoding adenylyltransferase/cytidyltransferase family protein, with the protein MRVGAYPGTFDPPTVAHVAIAEAARRQGGLDRLELVICESPLGKKDARVAPLEHRLELLAALCRSRPWLGIAVNDSELICDIAAGYDAVVMGADKWAQVVDPAWYGGSESRRDAAVARLPQVLLAPRGADVPVDLPPGAVLLDLEADHASVSSTAVRGGRVEWLAPEAAPRWTPAGGAGPA; encoded by the coding sequence ATGCGCGTCGGGGCCTACCCGGGCACCTTCGACCCGCCCACTGTCGCGCACGTCGCGATCGCGGAGGCGGCGCGGCGCCAGGGAGGTCTCGACCGCCTCGAGCTGGTGATCTGCGAGTCTCCTCTGGGGAAGAAAGACGCTCGCGTCGCGCCCTTGGAGCACCGTCTCGAGCTCCTGGCCGCGCTCTGCCGGTCCCGGCCGTGGCTGGGGATCGCCGTCAACGACTCCGAGCTGATATGCGACATCGCTGCCGGCTACGACGCCGTCGTGATGGGCGCCGACAAGTGGGCGCAGGTAGTCGACCCCGCGTGGTACGGCGGGTCGGAATCCCGACGCGACGCCGCAGTCGCCCGGTTGCCTCAGGTCCTCCTGGCGCCCCGAGGCGCGGACGTCCCGGTGGACCTCCCGCCGGGTGCGGTGCTGCTCGACCTCGAAGCGGACCACGCATCCGTCTCGTCGACCGCTGTCCGCGGTGGGCGCGTCGAGTGGCTGGCCCCCGAAGCCGCCCCCCGCTGGACTCCGGCGGGGGGTGCTGGCCCCGCGTGA
- a CDS encoding ATP-dependent helicase yields the protein MHDEPRWSAGLDESQREAVEHDGGPLLIVAGAGTGKTRTLVARLARLISGGTAPERLLLVTFSRRAADEMIRRLAPLVGPEVARRVHAGTFHSVAHRLLRQHGEALGLGAGFSVMDQGDAADLMHLVRQEVGEGERRRFPRKDTLVAVYSRVVNAQEPLRPVLRRHFPWVQEHEAAIGQVFSLYTERKRAQGVLDFDDMLLYWRAAATDPQVGPVLAAAYDHILVDEYQDTNVLQADIVAALRAGARPLTAVGDDAQSIYAFRAATVRNMLDFPDRFPGATVVKLERNYRSTQPILDLANAVLAQATEGYAKHLWTERVGGLRPVLATCPDEASQADAVADVILEHHEAGVALRDQAVLFRTAHHSDLLEVELRRRNIPFVKYGGLRFLEAAHVRDLIAALRVLDNPRDELAWYRLLQLLDGVGPAGARRAMEAMGVGEGEGLGRFVDGAAGLVPARAANDAERLAAALRDCVTSALAAGAQVERLAAGLEPMIRRRYENADVRLRDLEALARVAGGFEDRSRMVAELTLDPPASTADLAGPPLLDDDYVILSTVHSAKGGEWRVVHLIHAADGMFPSDMSTGSREEIEEERRLFYVALTRACEHLHIYAPLRYHHGGPFGRGDAHSYGQRTRFLPPSVEDLLDHRAVRGRRDDVALPALSAALPSAVDDALRGLW from the coding sequence ATGCACGACGAGCCCCGGTGGTCGGCCGGCCTTGACGAGTCCCAGCGCGAGGCCGTCGAGCACGACGGGGGCCCGCTCCTGATCGTCGCGGGGGCCGGCACGGGCAAGACCAGGACGCTCGTGGCGCGCCTCGCCCGGCTCATCTCGGGGGGGACCGCTCCCGAACGCCTGCTGCTGGTGACGTTCAGCCGCCGGGCCGCGGACGAGATGATCCGCCGGCTCGCCCCGCTGGTCGGGCCGGAGGTTGCACGCCGCGTGCACGCCGGGACGTTCCATTCCGTGGCGCACCGGTTGCTGCGCCAGCACGGCGAAGCGCTCGGCCTCGGTGCGGGCTTCAGCGTGATGGACCAGGGCGACGCAGCCGACCTGATGCACCTGGTGCGCCAGGAGGTCGGGGAGGGGGAGCGGCGTCGTTTTCCCCGCAAGGACACGCTGGTCGCCGTCTATTCGCGGGTGGTCAACGCGCAGGAGCCGCTCCGGCCCGTCCTGCGCAGACACTTTCCCTGGGTACAGGAGCACGAAGCCGCGATCGGACAGGTCTTTTCCCTCTATACCGAACGCAAGCGCGCGCAGGGCGTCCTCGATTTCGACGACATGCTCCTGTACTGGCGCGCGGCCGCGACCGACCCACAGGTGGGGCCCGTGCTCGCCGCCGCGTACGACCACATCCTCGTCGACGAGTACCAGGACACCAACGTGTTGCAGGCCGACATCGTCGCAGCGCTGCGCGCCGGCGCACGGCCGTTGACGGCGGTCGGCGACGACGCCCAGTCGATCTACGCGTTCCGCGCGGCCACCGTCCGCAACATGCTCGATTTCCCGGACCGCTTTCCTGGCGCGACCGTCGTGAAACTGGAGCGCAACTACCGCTCGACGCAGCCGATCCTCGACCTCGCGAACGCCGTGCTGGCGCAGGCGACCGAGGGATACGCCAAACATCTATGGACAGAGCGGGTCGGCGGCCTGCGGCCGGTGCTCGCCACATGCCCGGACGAGGCGTCGCAGGCGGACGCTGTAGCGGACGTGATCCTCGAACACCACGAGGCCGGGGTGGCGCTGCGCGACCAGGCCGTCCTGTTCCGCACTGCGCACCACAGCGACCTGTTGGAAGTCGAGCTTCGCCGGCGGAACATCCCGTTCGTCAAGTACGGCGGGTTGCGATTCCTAGAAGCCGCCCACGTGCGGGACCTGATCGCAGCGCTACGCGTGCTCGACAACCCCCGCGACGAGCTGGCGTGGTACCGGCTGCTGCAACTGCTCGACGGTGTCGGCCCGGCGGGCGCGCGCCGCGCGATGGAAGCGATGGGAGTGGGGGAGGGGGAGGGGCTGGGTCGTTTTGTCGACGGCGCGGCGGGGCTGGTGCCGGCGCGCGCCGCGAACGACGCGGAGAGGCTGGCGGCAGCGCTGCGTGACTGCGTGACTTCCGCTTTGGCGGCCGGGGCGCAGGTGGAGAGGCTGGCGGCGGGGCTCGAGCCCATGATCCGCCGGCGCTACGAGAACGCTGATGTGCGGCTGCGGGATCTCGAGGCGCTGGCGCGGGTCGCCGGCGGGTTCGAGGACCGGTCCCGGATGGTCGCCGAGCTGACGCTCGACCCGCCGGCATCGACCGCCGATCTTGCCGGACCCCCCTTGCTGGATGACGACTACGTCATCCTGTCGACGGTGCACTCCGCGAAAGGCGGGGAGTGGCGGGTTGTGCACCTGATCCACGCAGCCGACGGGATGTTCCCCTCGGACATGTCGACCGGGTCGAGGGAGGAGATAGAGGAGGAACGCCGGCTCTTCTACGTCGCGCTGACCCGCGCCTGCGAGCACCTCCACATCTACGCCCCGTTGCGCTACCACCACGGTGGGCCGTTCGGGCGGGGTGACGCGCACAGCTACGGGCAGCGGACCCGATTCCTGCCGCCGTCGGTAGAGGATCTGCTGGATCACCGCGCCGTGCGCGGCCGGCGCGACGACGTCGCTCTGCCGGCGCTCTCGGCGGCGCTGCCGTCCGCCGTCGACGACGCGCTCCGGGGGCTGTGGTAG
- a CDS encoding nucleoside triphosphate pyrophosphatase, with protein MGRRLILASASPSRLRLLEGSGLRPEVIVSHVSEDGVDHLTPAEATLVLARRKAESVAEKVEGPALVVGCDSMLELGDATFGKPSTPQEARRRWQQMRNRAGMLHTGHCVIDTDSGAQAAHTDSAIVRFGDPTDAEIDAYVATGEPLRVAGAFTLEGMSAPWIDSIDGNYGTITGISIPLLRRLLAELRVEIVDLWS; from the coding sequence GTGGGACGCCGGCTGATCCTCGCCTCCGCCTCGCCGTCTCGGCTGCGCCTCCTCGAAGGCTCCGGCCTCCGCCCGGAGGTGATCGTCAGCCACGTATCCGAGGACGGAGTCGACCACCTCACCCCAGCCGAGGCCACCCTCGTCCTGGCGAGGCGGAAGGCCGAGTCTGTCGCAGAGAAGGTCGAGGGACCCGCGCTGGTGGTCGGCTGCGACTCGATGCTCGAGCTCGGGGACGCCACGTTCGGCAAGCCGTCGACACCCCAGGAGGCCCGCCGGCGGTGGCAGCAGATGCGCAACAGGGCCGGGATGCTCCACACGGGTCACTGCGTCATCGACACGGACTCCGGCGCTCAGGCAGCGCACACCGACTCCGCGATCGTGCGCTTCGGCGACCCGACCGACGCCGAGATAGACGCGTACGTCGCGACGGGCGAGCCGCTGCGGGTCGCCGGCGCCTTCACCCTGGAGGGGATGTCCGCCCCGTGGATCGATTCGATCGACGGCAACTACGGCACCATCACCGGGATCTCCATCCCCCTCCTGCGCCGGCTGCTCGCCGAGCTACGGGTGGAGATCGTCGACCTGTGGTCCTGA
- a CDS encoding Rrf2 family transcriptional regulator, with product MEISAKGDYAVRALAVLAAAGGNSMTVAELASAQGIPAGFLQGILQRLRQRGILSSHRGTDGGYRLARPPAEITVADVLRAVDGPLAAVRGQPTEDIDYPGVAGPLKDVWLALRASMRRVIEHVTLEDIVEGPLPGCVTELNADPAAWTSG from the coding sequence GTGGAGATTTCCGCCAAGGGCGACTACGCCGTGAGGGCGCTGGCCGTGCTCGCCGCCGCCGGCGGCAACTCCATGACGGTCGCCGAACTGGCCTCCGCGCAGGGGATCCCGGCCGGCTTTCTCCAGGGCATCCTCCAACGACTGCGCCAGCGCGGCATCCTCTCCAGCCACCGGGGCACCGATGGCGGCTACAGGCTTGCCCGGCCGCCGGCGGAGATCACCGTGGCGGACGTGCTCCGCGCCGTCGACGGCCCGCTCGCGGCGGTGCGGGGGCAACCCACCGAGGACATCGACTACCCGGGTGTGGCGGGGCCTCTCAAGGACGTGTGGCTGGCGCTGCGGGCCAGCATGCGGCGGGTGATCGAGCACGTCACCCTGGAGGACATCGTCGAGGGACCGCTCCCCGGGTGCGTGACCGAGCTCAATGCCGACCCGGCCGCCTGGACGTCCGGCTAG
- the ahcY gene encoding adenosylhomocysteinase encodes MADPSTPPYKVADIGLADFGRREINLAEVEMPGLMSLRAEYGDSKPLAGARISGSLHMTVQTAVLIETLVHLGAEVRWASCNIFSTQDHAAAAIAAAGVPVFAWKGETLEEYWWCTEQALRWPDRADGEQGPNMILDDGGDATLLVHLGVECERDGKTPELGPEDSEEYGLILATLTRTLREDGKLWTRIAEGIKGVTEETTTGVHRLYQRQEQGNLLFPAINVNDSVTKSKFDNLYGCRHSLIDGIFRATDVMIAGKVTVVCGFGDVGKGCAQSLSGQGARVIVTEIDPICALQAAMEGYQVLTLDDVVGTADIFVTATGNRDIITAEAMSKMKHNAIVCNIGHFDNEIDMAGLARTPDIRRTQIKPQVDSWDFPDGHSVIVLAEGRLVNLGCATGHPSFVMSSSFTNQVLAQIELYTRTEHYPTGVYVLPRHLDEKVARLHLDKLGVKLTQMTEKQSDYLGVDLGGPYKSEQYRY; translated from the coding sequence GTGGCCGATCCCTCCACCCCGCCCTACAAGGTCGCCGACATCGGCCTCGCTGACTTCGGCCGGCGCGAGATCAACCTCGCCGAGGTCGAGATGCCCGGTCTCATGTCGCTTCGCGCCGAGTACGGCGACAGCAAGCCGCTCGCCGGCGCCCGGATCAGCGGGTCGCTTCACATGACCGTCCAGACGGCTGTGCTGATCGAGACGCTCGTGCATCTCGGCGCCGAGGTCCGCTGGGCGAGCTGCAACATCTTCTCCACCCAGGACCACGCCGCAGCAGCCATCGCCGCCGCCGGCGTGCCGGTCTTCGCCTGGAAGGGCGAGACGCTCGAAGAGTACTGGTGGTGCACCGAACAGGCCCTCAGATGGCCCGATCGGGCGGACGGGGAGCAGGGGCCGAACATGATCCTCGACGACGGCGGCGACGCCACCCTCCTGGTCCACCTCGGCGTCGAGTGCGAGCGCGACGGCAAGACGCCCGAGCTCGGCCCCGAGGACTCCGAGGAGTACGGGCTCATCCTCGCGACCCTCACCCGCACCCTGCGCGAGGACGGAAAGCTCTGGACGCGCATCGCAGAGGGCATCAAGGGGGTCACCGAGGAGACCACCACCGGGGTTCACCGCCTGTACCAGCGCCAGGAGCAGGGGAACCTCCTGTTCCCCGCCATCAACGTCAACGACTCCGTCACCAAGTCCAAGTTCGACAACCTCTACGGCTGCCGCCATTCGCTGATCGACGGGATCTTCCGGGCGACCGACGTGATGATCGCCGGCAAGGTCACGGTCGTGTGCGGCTTCGGTGACGTCGGCAAGGGCTGCGCCCAGTCCCTCAGCGGCCAGGGCGCGCGGGTGATCGTCACCGAGATCGACCCCATCTGCGCGCTGCAGGCCGCGATGGAGGGCTACCAGGTGCTCACCCTCGACGACGTGGTCGGTACCGCCGACATCTTCGTGACCGCTACCGGCAACCGCGACATCATCACCGCCGAGGCGATGTCGAAGATGAAGCACAACGCGATCGTCTGCAACATCGGGCACTTCGACAACGAGATCGACATGGCCGGCCTCGCCCGCACCCCCGACATCAGGCGCACGCAGATCAAGCCACAGGTCGACTCGTGGGACTTCCCCGACGGCCACTCCGTCATCGTGCTCGCCGAGGGCCGGCTCGTGAACCTCGGTTGTGCCACTGGGCACCCCAGCTTCGTGATGTCGTCGAGCTTCACCAACCAGGTGCTCGCGCAGATCGAGCTCTACACCCGCACCGAGCACTACCCGACCGGCGTTTACGTGCTTCCCCGCCACCTCGACGAGAAGGTCGCGCGGCTGCACCTCGACAAGCTCGGCGTGAAGCTCACCCAGATGACGGAGAAGCAGTCCGACTACCTCGGCGTCGATCTCGGCGGCCCGTACAAGTCAGAGCAGTACCGCTACTGA
- the dusB gene encoding tRNA dihydrouridine synthase DusB, which produces MVLKIGPIEVGPPVVLAPMAGVTNPAFRELCRGFGGGLYVSEMITARALVERNDKTFRMAARAPGEPVHSVQLYGADPRVMHEAVRILVDEIGVDHVDLNFGCPAPKVTRQGGGAALPAHHVLYRSVVRAAVRAARAVPVTVKMRRGIDERTLTALDAAVIAEDEGVAAVALHARTAEQRYHGPADWNAISELKQAVTSIPVLGNGDIWEAADATAMQALTGCDGVVVGRGCLGRPWLFEDLESIYAGRPVPPPRKLGFATTVMAHHARLLAERAGEHAAVRDFRKHTGWYLAGFPVGADTRRRLAQACTLAEIDSVLDDLDPHTVLPDAAVRMPRGHTDGPRPVALPDRWLETRDDPLPPAGADVFASGG; this is translated from the coding sequence GTGGTCCTGAAGATCGGACCGATAGAGGTCGGTCCCCCGGTCGTGCTCGCGCCCATGGCCGGCGTGACCAACCCCGCGTTCCGCGAGCTGTGCCGCGGGTTCGGCGGTGGTTTGTACGTCAGCGAGATGATCACCGCCCGCGCGCTCGTGGAACGCAACGACAAGACCTTCCGCATGGCCGCCCGCGCCCCGGGCGAACCCGTTCACAGCGTGCAGCTCTACGGCGCGGATCCTCGCGTCATGCACGAGGCGGTGCGGATACTCGTCGACGAGATCGGCGTCGACCACGTGGATCTCAACTTCGGCTGCCCCGCTCCTAAGGTGACCCGCCAGGGCGGGGGTGCAGCGCTGCCCGCGCACCACGTCCTATACAGGTCGGTGGTCCGGGCCGCTGTCCGCGCAGCGCGAGCGGTGCCGGTCACGGTGAAGATGCGACGTGGCATCGACGAGAGAACCCTCACGGCCCTAGACGCCGCGGTGATCGCGGAGGATGAAGGCGTCGCCGCGGTAGCACTGCACGCGAGGACCGCTGAACAGCGGTACCACGGACCTGCCGACTGGAATGCGATCAGCGAGCTCAAGCAAGCGGTCACGTCGATCCCCGTGCTCGGCAACGGCGACATATGGGAGGCGGCCGACGCCACCGCGATGCAGGCGCTGACAGGATGCGACGGCGTGGTCGTCGGTCGCGGCTGCCTCGGCCGGCCATGGCTATTCGAGGACCTCGAATCGATCTACGCCGGCCGGCCGGTGCCGCCGCCGCGAAAGCTCGGATTCGCCACGACGGTGATGGCACACCACGCCCGCTTGCTCGCCGAGCGCGCCGGGGAGCACGCGGCCGTACGCGACTTCCGCAAGCACACAGGCTGGTACCTAGCCGGGTTCCCGGTCGGCGCTGACACCCGCCGGCGGCTCGCGCAAGCGTGCACCCTCGCGGAGATCGACTCCGTCCTGGACGACCTCGATCCCCACACCGTGTTGCCCGACGCCGCCGTGCGCATGCCGAGAGGTCACACCGACGGACCCAGGCCGGTCGCCCTTCCCGACCGGTGGCTGGAGACGCGCGACGATCCCCTACCGCCTGCGGGAGCGGACGTGTTCGCTTCGGGTGGCTGA
- a CDS encoding PIG-L deacetylase family protein, whose translation MSIEMPVPERILIVTAHPDDVDFGVAGSVAVWTDAGAHVTYCVVTDGDAGGSDPTVSRDEMRRIRRVEQESAAAEVGVKDLVWLGYPDGRVAASIDLRRDISRVIRQVQPQRVVTQSPDRLWDRIFASHPDHLAVGEAATCAVYPDARNPFAFPELLEEGLEAHTVGELWLMAAPAPDVFVDVTGTIDRKLSALRCHVSQSVDSGGELDGWIRSWLAETAVRAGWGAGRLAEGFRRIVTE comes from the coding sequence GTGTCGATCGAGATGCCGGTTCCCGAGCGCATCCTGATTGTGACGGCGCACCCCGACGACGTGGACTTCGGCGTGGCGGGGTCGGTCGCGGTGTGGACGGATGCCGGCGCTCACGTGACCTACTGCGTCGTGACCGACGGCGACGCCGGCGGCTCGGACCCGACGGTGTCGCGGGACGAGATGCGCCGGATCCGCCGGGTCGAGCAGGAGTCGGCTGCGGCCGAGGTGGGTGTGAAGGACCTGGTCTGGCTCGGTTACCCCGACGGACGGGTGGCGGCTTCGATCGACCTGCGAAGGGACATCTCGAGGGTCATCCGGCAGGTGCAGCCCCAGCGGGTCGTGACCCAGAGCCCGGACCGCCTGTGGGACCGGATCTTCGCTAGCCACCCGGACCACCTGGCGGTCGGTGAAGCCGCTACCTGCGCCGTCTATCCCGACGCCCGCAACCCCTTCGCGTTCCCCGAGCTGCTGGAAGAGGGCCTGGAGGCCCACACGGTGGGCGAGCTGTGGCTGATGGCCGCGCCGGCGCCCGACGTCTTCGTCGACGTCACGGGGACCATCGACCGCAAGCTGTCGGCGCTCAGGTGCCACGTCAGCCAGTCGGTCGACTCGGGCGGGGAGCTGGACGGGTGGATCCGGTCCTGGTTGGCCGAGACTGCGGTGAGGGCGGGGTGGGGCGCGGGGCGCCTGGCGGAGGGCTTCCGGCGGATCGTTACCGAGTAG
- a CDS encoding acyl-CoA dehydrogenase family protein gives MAEVPDDAEVDDDLDVEVRDDDSLEKLRADTEAELSRLLPRRDSTVRVGVLGAGSDDLESGQAYLGELAAGGFAVPTWPVEYGGMGLDKAAAAIVRSALSEFEAPDLYPFLVGVDLIGPTILAHAGDEQKKRWLAKIRSGEEIWCQMFSEPDAGSDLAGLKSRAVRDGDGWRISGSKVWTSRAHYSQWGLLVARHDPSLPKHAGITAFALDMSAPGVAVRPLLQMNRDAHFNEVFLDDAWIPDRDRIGAVGDGWRVAITCLSFERGALGGGLGTRVEQIKGLGDRIGSSVAPAGAASVLRDQWAARYADFAIAGWSASRARAAREAGRAPGPEDSLSKLGGTALIKKLSALGLAAEGPEATVFDGDPDEWQSMFLMSPSLSIRGGTDEIQHNILGERVLGLPAEPRVDKDKPFSETV, from the coding sequence GTGGCCGAAGTACCCGATGACGCCGAAGTGGACGACGATCTGGACGTCGAAGTGCGGGATGACGACAGCCTGGAGAAGCTCCGGGCGGACACAGAGGCCGAGCTGTCCCGGCTGCTACCACGGAGGGATTCGACAGTCAGGGTCGGGGTGCTCGGCGCGGGGAGCGACGACCTCGAGTCGGGCCAGGCCTACCTCGGAGAGCTGGCCGCCGGCGGCTTCGCCGTGCCCACTTGGCCGGTCGAGTACGGGGGGATGGGTCTCGACAAGGCAGCCGCCGCGATCGTGCGGTCCGCCCTGTCCGAGTTCGAGGCGCCCGACCTGTACCCGTTCCTCGTGGGGGTCGACCTGATCGGCCCCACCATCCTCGCCCACGCCGGCGACGAACAGAAGAAGCGCTGGCTGGCCAAGATCCGCAGCGGCGAGGAGATCTGGTGCCAGATGTTCTCCGAGCCCGACGCCGGGTCGGATCTCGCCGGGTTGAAATCCCGCGCGGTGCGAGACGGCGACGGATGGCGCATCAGTGGATCGAAGGTGTGGACGTCCCGGGCCCACTACTCGCAGTGGGGGCTCCTGGTCGCCCGCCACGACCCGTCCCTCCCCAAGCACGCCGGCATCACGGCGTTCGCCCTCGACATGTCCGCTCCGGGCGTCGCCGTGCGCCCCCTGCTCCAGATGAACCGCGACGCCCACTTCAACGAGGTGTTCCTCGACGACGCCTGGATCCCCGACCGGGACCGCATCGGTGCCGTAGGAGACGGTTGGCGTGTCGCCATCACCTGCCTTTCATTCGAGCGCGGGGCGCTCGGCGGCGGTCTGGGAACCCGCGTCGAACAGATCAAGGGGCTGGGCGACCGGATCGGCTCGTCGGTAGCTCCCGCCGGCGCGGCGTCCGTGCTGCGTGACCAGTGGGCGGCCCGTTACGCCGATTTCGCCATCGCCGGCTGGTCCGCCTCCCGCGCCAGGGCGGCTCGTGAGGCCGGGCGGGCGCCGGGACCGGAGGATTCGCTGTCCAAGCTGGGGGGCACCGCCCTCATCAAGAAGCTCTCGGCGTTGGGGCTCGCTGCGGAGGGACCAGAGGCGACCGTCTTCGACGGTGACCCCGACGAGTGGCAGTCGATGTTCCTGATGAGCCCGTCGTTGTCGATCCGGGGCGGCACCGACGAGATCCAGCACAACATCCTCGGCGAACGGGTCCTGGGCCTTCCCGCAGAGCCGAGGGTCGACAAGGACAAGCCGTTCTCGGAGACGGTCTGA
- a CDS encoding transglycosylase family protein gives MSVAVVLFGAPGALVAVTAGRAGADEISTTRAQITAIESQVSQGASAIHALTVAYDQANLEADALGRQVRADEEQLVHLQQQVATSEQALRREAILSYTGGVDPTTALPPGTDPAVRAGYLSIATGNVSDSVDRYRTEQYLLNAAAQNLERQQQASQAAALEVEAARATALAEAASEQGRLTSLQGRLDHLLAARTQGMPVNNGLVAVVHSIVSPGGAGGVWLQLRECESGNNYQADTGNGFYGAYQFSQSTWTNLGYPGRPDLEPPAMQDAAAQKLQSQSGWGQWPACSAALGLR, from the coding sequence ATGAGTGTCGCCGTTGTCTTGTTCGGCGCGCCCGGTGCTCTGGTTGCGGTGACGGCCGGCAGGGCCGGGGCGGACGAGATCTCCACCACCCGGGCACAGATCACCGCCATCGAGTCCCAGGTATCCCAGGGGGCGAGCGCCATCCACGCCCTGACCGTCGCGTACGACCAGGCCAACCTGGAGGCCGACGCCCTCGGACGCCAGGTCCGGGCCGACGAGGAGCAGCTGGTCCACCTGCAGCAGCAGGTCGCTACAAGCGAGCAGGCGCTGCGCCGCGAGGCCATCCTCAGCTACACCGGAGGCGTCGACCCCACGACGGCGCTCCCGCCCGGGACCGACCCTGCAGTCAGGGCCGGCTACCTCTCCATCGCCACGGGGAACGTCTCCGACAGCGTCGACCGGTACCGGACCGAGCAGTACCTGCTGAACGCCGCCGCCCAGAACCTCGAGCGGCAGCAGCAGGCCAGCCAGGCAGCGGCGCTGGAGGTGGAGGCCGCCCGGGCGACCGCCCTCGCCGAGGCCGCCTCCGAGCAGGGAAGACTGACCAGCCTGCAGGGGCGTCTCGACCACCTGCTCGCCGCCCGCACCCAGGGCATGCCGGTCAACAACGGCCTCGTCGCGGTCGTCCACTCCATAGTCTCCCCCGGCGGCGCCGGCGGCGTCTGGCTCCAGCTGCGCGAGTGCGAGTCGGGCAACAACTACCAGGCCGACACCGGGAACGGCTTCTACGGGGCGTACCAGTTCAGCCAGTCGACCTGGACCAACCTCGGCTATCCGGGCCGACCCGACCTCGAGCCGCCGGCGATGCAGGACGCCGCCGCGCAGAAGCTGCAGTCGCAGAGCGGGTGGGGCCAGTGGCCGGCGTGCTCGGCGGCGCTCGGCCTCCGCTGA
- a CDS encoding enoyl-CoA hydratase/isomerase family protein codes for MAQSFGDVTVELGDDFVAEVEIHRPPNNFFDVVLIRSIAEAYDWLDEGGTCRAIVLCSEGKHFCAGADFNQESSAAPLPEDGAASLYSEAVRLLRGALPVVAAVQGAAVGGGLGLACSADFRVAAPEARFTANFARLGFHQGFGLSATLPLIVGHQRALELLYTGRRIGGEEASRIGLADRLVPLSEVRSAARELAGEIAGSAPLAVRSIRQTMRGHLADLVAEATDREDAEQIRLRSTSDFAEGTRASFERRDPVFTGR; via the coding sequence ATGGCACAGAGCTTCGGTGACGTCACAGTGGAACTAGGCGACGATTTCGTGGCGGAAGTGGAGATCCACCGTCCACCCAACAACTTCTTCGACGTCGTGCTGATCCGCTCCATCGCCGAGGCGTACGACTGGCTCGACGAAGGCGGTACCTGCCGGGCGATCGTCCTGTGCTCGGAGGGGAAGCACTTCTGCGCCGGCGCCGACTTCAACCAGGAAAGCTCCGCCGCCCCATTGCCGGAGGACGGTGCCGCGAGCCTGTACAGCGAGGCGGTCAGGTTGCTTCGGGGAGCGCTTCCCGTCGTGGCCGCGGTGCAGGGAGCAGCGGTCGGCGGAGGCCTCGGCTTGGCGTGTTCGGCCGACTTCCGTGTGGCCGCCCCGGAGGCCCGCTTCACCGCCAATTTCGCCCGGCTGGGCTTCCACCAGGGGTTCGGTCTCAGCGCCACCCTCCCGCTGATAGTCGGTCACCAGCGGGCGCTCGAGCTGCTCTACACAGGCCGGCGCATCGGCGGCGAGGAGGCGTCCAGGATCGGCCTGGCGGACCGGTTGGTCCCGCTGTCCGAAGTGCGCAGCGCCGCCCGTGAGCTCGCCGGCGAGATCGCCGGGTCAGCCCCGCTGGCCGTCCGCTCGATCCGCCAGACCATGCGTGGCCACCTCGCCGACCTGGTGGCGGAGGCGACCGACCGCGAGGACGCCGAGCAGATCCGTTTGCGGTCGACGTCGGACTTCGCCGAAGGGACCCGGGCCAGCTTCGAACGCCGCGACCCCGTCTTCACCGGGCGTTGA